The Populus alba chromosome 6, ASM523922v2, whole genome shotgun sequence genome contains a region encoding:
- the LOC118043742 gene encoding 110 kDa U5 small nuclear ribonucleoprotein component CLO, translating to MEDNLYDEFGNYIGPEIESDRESDEEEEDEELPDKPHEDEEESDGEDAVHASNGWLAASDDVDMDNQVVLAEDKKYYPTAEEVYGPGVETLVNDEDEQPLEQPIIKPVRNIKFEVGVKDPSTYVSSQFLVGLMSNPSLVRNVALVGHLQHGKTVFMDMLVEQTHHMPTFDLNSEKHIRYTDTRIDEQERRISIKAVPMSLVLEDSNSKSYLCNIMDTPGHVNFSDEMTAALRLADGAVLIVDAAEGVMVNTERAIHHAIQEQLPIVVVINKVIPSYNYRKFCNFMVLEIGGRLMIVLGIIGRLMLMY from the exons ATGGAAGACAATTTATATGATGAGTTTGGGAACTACATTGGTCCGGAAATAGAGTCTGACCGAGAGagtgatgaagaggaagaagatgaagaactcCCAGACAAGCCTCACGAGGATGAGGAGGAATCTGATGGCGAGGACGCAGTTCATGCTTCCAATGGGTGGCTTGCTGCTTCTGATGATGTTGATATGGATAACCAAGTTGTTCTTGCTGAGGACAAGAAGTACTACCCAACTGCGGAGGAGGTTTATGGTCCAGGTGTTGAAACGTTGGTTAATGATGAAGACGAGCAGCCTCTTGAGCAACCAATAATTAAGCCTGTTAGGAACATCAAGTTTGAGGTTGGGGTTAAGGACCCTTCAACTTATGTTTCCAGCCAGTTTCTTGTTGGTCTCATGTCAAATCCCTCTTTGGTTCGTAATGTTGCCCTTGTGGGCCATCTACAACATGGGAAGACAGTTTTTATGGACATGTTGGTTGAGCAAACGCATCATATGCCCACTTTTGATTTAAATAGTGAGAAGCATATAAGATACACAGATACAAGGATCGATGAGCAAGAAAGAAGGATATCTATCAAGGCAGTTCCAATGTCACTCGTTCTTGAGGATAGCAATTCAAAGTCGTACCTCTGTAACATCATGGACACCCCTGGTCATGTCAACTTCTCTGATGAAATGACTGCTGCACTCAGGCTTGCTGATGGTGCCGTGTTGATTGTGGATGCAGCTGAAGGAGTGATG gTAAACACAGAGAGGGCCATACACCACGCAATTCAGGAACAGCTGCCTATTGTTGTTGTGATCAATAAAGTAATTCCCTCCTACAATTATAGAAAATTTTGTAACttt ATGGTTCTTGAAATTGGTGGGAGGTTGATGATAGTTCTTGGAATTATTGGGAGGTTGATGCTTATGTATTAA